DNA from Helicobacter sp. 11S03491-1:
ATCATAAAAATTGACAAGCAAAATGAAAGAATTTCCTTAAATACAAAATCTTTTACACAATCACCTACAGATGAATTTGGAGAAAAATACGATATAGATGATATTGTAGAGGGAGAAGTTATTGATATTAAAGATTTTGGTGTGTTTATCAAAGTAGATAAAATGGATGCCCTCATCAAAAATGAAGATTTATTCCCTCTCAAAAAAGAAGATATTAAAATTGGAGATAAAATTCAAGGTGTTGTAAGTCTTATTGACAAAAACAACAACAAAGTGCGAGTTTCTGTTAAACGACTTGAAAGAAAAAAAGAAAAAGATAATCTCAAAGCCTTCAATTCTGATGATGATAAAATGACTTTAGGTGATTTAATTAAAAATAGGATTTAATTGATTTTGAAAAAAGCAAAATTACTATTGGGGATTTTATTAATAGCTATTTTTGCTTTATTATTTTATATACTTTTTTTGTATTATCGCTCTCTTCCAAAAAACACTTATCAAATTGCCCGCACAACCCATATCCCCCAAAAACAAAATATAAAAAAAGATCATTCTTGGCTAGAGTCTTTATTGAAAAAACCTCAATCATATTCCTATCCTGCCACAGAAATCAAAATAGGTGTCCATTTCAAATCACCTAATGAAAAAGCCAACTTAACAAGATTGATCGTCAATCATCTTGATGATTACAAATTTTTCTGTCTCAATGAAGTGCTTAAAGAAGAAAATATAGACTTTGCTTACTACCAATCAAATGACTCGATAAATATTGTGATTTTTCTACCTAATGATTCCAGAAAAAAACAAATCATGCAAGATCTTAAATATTATGAGATACAATATAAAGTCCAATAGCTTATAGGAGAACTTAAAATGTATAAAATAATCGTTTGTGATCATATCCATCAAAAAGGTCTTGATTTATTAGCTAATCAAAATGATATTGACATGCAAAATTTAGCAGACTTACCCAAAGATGAATTGCTTAAAAATCTCAAAGATGCTGATGTTGTTATCACAAGAAGCTCAACAAGCGTGGATGAGAAATTTTTAAGTTCCATTGGCAAATTAAAAGCAATTGTAAGGGCAGGAGTGGGAGTAGATAATATTGACATACAAAATTGTTCCCGAAAAGGCATTGTAGTGATGAATGTCCCTACAGCAAATACCATTGCTGCAGTAGAGCTTACAATAACCCATATTCTCAATGCCATCAGAAATTTTCCAAGCGCAGATTCTCAACTCAGAATACAACGAAAATGGAAACGTGAAGATTGGTATGGCACAGAGTTAAAAGGGAAGAAAATAGGCATTATTGGTTTTGGAAATATTGGTTCGCGAGTAGGCAGCAGACTCAAAGCATTTGAAATGGAAGTGCTTGCTTATGATCCTTATATCCTTCCATCAAAAGCTACAGATATGGGTGTTATTTATACGAAAAATTTTGAGGATATTTTACATTGTGATATTATCACAATCCATACACCTAAAAATGAAGAGACCAAAAATATCATCACTGCTACCCAAATTGCAAAAATGAAAGATGGTGTTATTCTTATTAATTGCGCAAGAGGGGGATTGTATAATGAAGAAGACCTTTGTAATGCCCTTAAAAATAAAAAAATCCGATGGGCAGGGATTGATGTTTTCAATAAAGAACCTGCGATAGATAACAAATTACTAGACTTAGATAATATCTATGTAACTCCCCATATTGGAGCTAATACGCTTGAATCTCAAGAAAAAATAGCCCAAGAAGCTGCTCAATCAGCGCTAGAAGCTGCCAGAGGGGCAAACTATCCCAATGCCCTCAATCTTCCCATCAAAGAAACAGAAATACCCAAAAATATTCGATGTTATTTAGAACTCACTCAAAAATTAGGATTTTTCTGCGCTCAATCCAATAAAGGCGCTATCACCTCTATTCATATTAGCGCTGAAGGCGAAATTAGCAAATACAGCAATTCTTTGATAACTTTTGCCTTAGTAGGAGCATTCAAATCCAGTTTGGAAGAGGGGATTAATTACGTCAATGCGCAATTTTTAGCCAAAGAAAGAGGAGTTGATGTTCGTGTCCATACAAAAGAAGTTTCTAATTCTTATAAAAACCTTGTTACGATTACTCTCACAACTGCCCAAGAATCTTTAAGCGCAAGCGGGACTGTTTTTGATGAAAATATCATCAAACTAACCAATATCAATGGCTTTACTGTTGATATTGAGCCAAAAGGAAAAATGATACTGTTTAAAAATACTGATGTCCCTGGAGTTATAGGAAGTGTAGGCAATATATTGGCAAAACACGATATCAATATCGCTGATTTTAGACTTGGTAGAAATACAAACAAAGAAGCTTTGGCTATTATACTCATTGATAATCAAATTCCCCAACAAGTCATTGAAGAACTCAAAAATATCCCGGCTTGCTTAAGCATTAGAAGTGTTACAATTTAAAAGAAGGGGATTATCTCCTTCGATATTCTACGCTCATGACACTATTTTTTACCCCGCTATAAGTAATATCAAAATGTTCCGGCAAAGCCTTAAAAATATCCCCCCAACTATCTCTTCCATAAGAAGAGGCAGATTTTAAATAATTACCCTTAATCCAAAGCCCTACCCTTGAGACCAATGATTTTCCGTTATCTCCGGAAGTTGATTCTACTG
Protein-coding regions in this window:
- the serA gene encoding phosphoglycerate dehydrogenase — protein: MYKIIVCDHIHQKGLDLLANQNDIDMQNLADLPKDELLKNLKDADVVITRSSTSVDEKFLSSIGKLKAIVRAGVGVDNIDIQNCSRKGIVVMNVPTANTIAAVELTITHILNAIRNFPSADSQLRIQRKWKREDWYGTELKGKKIGIIGFGNIGSRVGSRLKAFEMEVLAYDPYILPSKATDMGVIYTKNFEDILHCDIITIHTPKNEETKNIITATQIAKMKDGVILINCARGGLYNEEDLCNALKNKKIRWAGIDVFNKEPAIDNKLLDLDNIYVTPHIGANTLESQEKIAQEAAQSALEAARGANYPNALNLPIKETEIPKNIRCYLELTQKLGFFCAQSNKGAITSIHISAEGEISKYSNSLITFALVGAFKSSLEEGINYVNAQFLAKERGVDVRVHTKEVSNSYKNLVTITLTTAQESLSASGTVFDENIIKLTNINGFTVDIEPKGKMILFKNTDVPGVIGSVGNILAKHDINIADFRLGRNTNKEALAIILIDNQIPQQVIEELKNIPACLSIRSVTI